The Naumovozyma dairenensis CBS 421 chromosome 2, complete genome genome segment TCTTATCAGCAACGAATTGATTAGGCATTATTGAATCATTCTCCACCATGACACTACCATTTTGCAAAGCATATAGTAAGTTTAGGATCTGTTTATTGttcttgaatttattgaGTAAAATCTCTAGAGATCCAGAGTCCACACTCCCGACTTTTGAAGACTTATTATCCATATTGAATAGTAGattatttgttgttcttcttttcttatctGTGAGCTCTCTATTATGTTGCTTCAAATAGAATTCCTTTGGTACATGAATAATTGGTTTCTCACCTGGAATCCCAATCCTTCTATTTCGTTTTATATTTGCATTTCTCTCCgataaataatcaaatattCCTTCTTGACCATCTTTCCTCTTGATTGTTTTTTTAACTTTATCAACTTTAAATAAAGACACTTCCTCCTTGGGATTACAATCTCTTATTAGTTTAGTTAAATTACTTTTATATTCATTGGATCCTTTGTTCACAATATTATGAACTACAGCATTGTGAAAAATACCAGGGGGcttaaaatataatgtaGATATTGATTCTGTTGCTTGATTTATTTCTCTGATGCATGAGTCCAATGATTCCTTCATGGTTAAACAGATCGAGCTTGGAATTCTCAAATCAGAATTGGGGAAGTGATGAATGTATATAGTGTTCTTATTAGATAttgtattttcatttcGTGTTCGTAAACTAGAGCAAGATTTCAACGCGACTGAAATTTATGTGAAGAGTTTCCTCTTTGTCAAGACaggaaatttgaaaatcaaTCCAGAAAAACTTCgaagatatatttttatatgcCTTTTAAAAATCTAGTTAATATGTAGTTGATCTACATAATGAagtaaaaacaaaatatgcTGTAAATACACTCTATTCCCGCCATGACACATATACCTCATCAGTTCTGAATTTCTGGGTGACTACGGTTTCTTTTAAATCCTTCACAACATCACCCATTCTATATTGAAGTAGACCAGCTTGCGCTATCATCACCCCATTATCGATACAGAATCTTTCATCCGTAGCATGTACTTGTCCGTTTGCACGATCTTTGCACATTTGACCCATCATCTCTTGTAGACGAACATTGCATCCAACACCACCAACGATTAATACTTGGGAAGCATTTACATGTGCCATTGCTCTTTCAGTAATTTCTACCAGCATTGCAAATAGGTTTTCTTGTAGAGAATAACAAAGATCTTCGACAGTAACTTTTTGTTCCCCAGTTTTTTGATCAAATagtattttatttttcttgtttcctTTGAATAAATCCTTCGCTAAGGAATCAATGTAGGCGAGGATACCACTCATTGACAAGTCCATACCTTTAACAGTATACGGTAATTCAACCAATTGATCTTTGTTTTTACATTTATTCGCCAGTTGTTCAATATTATAACCTGGTGATGGAGCATTAGGGATTTTTAACGTTCTTGCAAATCTATCCAAACAGTTACCAATTGCAATATCTAATGTCTCGCCAAATATTCTATACCTATTCTCTGAATAGGCAATAACTTGAGTATTCCCACCACTGACATACAATACAACAGGGTTAATTGCTTGAGTGATTTCTCTGCCCATTTCGATATGGCCCACACAATGATTAACGCCCACTAAATCGACACCCCACATCAACGAACAAGTTCTTGCAGCAATAACCACAGAATGTAATGGGGCCCCCATTCCGGGTCCCTTTGTGAAACAAATaacatcaatatcattccTAGGGTCATTTATCCCGGCTTCTTCCAATGCTCTTTTAATCAATCTAACACACCAATTTCTATGATGTCTTGCTGTATCACGTGGTAGGAACCCTTCACCCGGCGGTGTTATATATGTATCTCTTATATTGGAAAGAATTTCTGCCTGACAATGGTGAGAATTGTCTCCTGATTCATGAGATGGTAGGATTGGATGTTTAAGTATACCGACACCTAATTTATTAGCTGAACCTTCTAAACCTAATGCTAGGTAATAATTTCTGTTATTTTTGGGTTTGATTGTATTTAAATTGACCATATTTGCTGGGCTGTTTAAATAATTGCTTCCTTGAGAACAGTATAATGTATTTACTCAAGTACTAATTCTTTGTTGTGAGTTATGTTTCTAGAGGAATTTTCTTGATCGATTTCTcgatttatttttttaaagacTAAATTTTTCGAAGTCAAGTTTTCTCGCTTTCACAGTAGAAGTAAACTAACAACCAGATCTTGCACCACTTCGGTGACAAAAAGGATTGAAtctaaataatattgatactTTTTTATTCGTACCATGGTATAGTGCTGTGAAGTTCATATTTGACTGGtgataaaaaatatgctattaaatttatcaaaaaaatcTCCGCGACGGGGAATTGAACCCCGATCTGGCACGCGACAAGCGCCCATTCTGACCATTAAACTATCACGGATAATATCTATACATTCCTGCAGTTTAGAGATTTAAACATCAGGGAatgaatttcattaaaaaattctgaattgtttacttttcaGTATCATAAATTACttccaaattttaatttgttGGGTTTTTCTTTACTCAATTTGAATGTttgtaaaataaataagtcCAGGGGAGGGTGCTAGAACGGAGTTTTGATCGGTATGATTGTGTGAGTGAATATATGTAGCCCAGATCAACCCTTGAACCGCGGtatggaatatataaataaacattGTTATAAGATAGAAGATAGAAAGACCCCACTTGAATATGTACATAAACGAACGAAAAAAGAACCAATATATAATAGATATAGTGAATTAGCCACATACACTAGTAAATAACTATTACATAATTAATACACAACAGCAACGTCAACAACTACATTATgaacaaaaacaacaaaactCGAGACCGCTCTGATAACTCTCAggaaaatgaacaaataGACCCTGTGGCTCTAGTGCTAGATCAGTACATGGTGCGAGTTCCTTGGTTACCTTTGAAGTTAATAAGTCTGAGCGTTCAACTAACTTAACTTCTACCTCTGATCCTTCTTCCAATATCTAAATGGATGTTTCCACAGAAGATGAATCTGGAgacaatgatgatactCAAGATTCCTGTCAATCTGGAATCTTACCTGGTTTAACTACTCCATACCATGCATTGAACCATTCAAACGATATTACTATGCTATGTGTGGATACTGCTCAATTTCAAGTATTACGCTCTACTTTCCGAATATACCTTTTACGGTGCTAATGGTACagaatttatcaatatgTCAATGAAATGCCATAATCCAACGGCTAACGACAATTCTACTTCTGGGATTGAAGAACCTGACAGTTCTCAAAATGAAGCTAATTCAACTGCTCCAAGAAACGTGGGAAATTAATGCTATGAAATGACCTACTCCAAATCACCGTATTGAGCCTGCCCTTCATTGGACTGACCCAAATACAACCAACTACAAGCGTTACAAAGATTTAGACTTTACTTACTTCTTAAATGTTAACTATATCAATGCTATGGTCGAAGCCAACGCTACTTACGTTGGATTTCTGATAGACTATATAATTTAGGACCTAAGTTTCCAACTTGGTACTACAATTTCTAAGAAAATATGCGTGAATTTGGTCTTACCTACATGTTAGATCATAACGCTAAAGATGAGGTTACCACCTCCGAAGGTTGTGAAAAGTTCTTTAAagctgaagatgaatttatCAGAGGTAGTATTCTCCTGAAGATATTCCCAAAAAATCGTCCAATGACTAATCAAGGTTCTTATGAATATTGGCAAGACTTAAAAAGAACCTATGATCCAGCTAATTGCTCCCGTATTGCTCTTTCTACCTTCGATAATTTCAAGCTAACTGAAGCTACCCAAGGTGCAGAAAATAAGAGAGTGGATTACTGAAACTAATGCCTTATGtgaaatttcatcaaaacGCAAATATTACAGTGatgaattcaaagaaaagCTTGAAGTTGAATACATCGATACCTGTGGCCCTCAGAGTGAAGCTAAAGTATCATAATACCGTCACTAATAAGTACAAGCTGTAAGAGACGTAATTATGgaaattgataaagattGCGACGAAAATATGAGGagagaaaatatttcatcaatCTCATTGAgtaatattgaaagaacaTTGAGTAAATCATCTTCCAAGCACAGTGTAAATCGTCAACccaaatttcttaataatagGAAATGTAAGCCTGCATTTGTTAAAGGAAAATTCTCAACTAAAATTCTCAATAGGTCCACAACCATCCATCATACGAATACCGAATTATTTAGGATGATACAAGACTTACGGAAAGAGATACTAAGTGCTAGTACTGAAAACAGACGTTGTGAAGAAGACAAATAGTAATTTACCTCGTAAAATTGGTAAATCCACTGCTAAGTCGAATTATATTACaattataaatttgaagCAAGGAACGGATGCAACTGGAAAGCAGAAATAGGtccattgaagaatttcaaatgtaTAGAGAGCGACATATCCTCGATTCttgaaaatcaaaaaagGAAGAACTTTTctgtatatatttcatattttaaaataaCAAAGAAGAGTTATAAAGATAGGATTTTGCAAAAAAGGCATGTTAAATTACTAATACTAATTATCCTGATATTTTACCATTATTGGAACAAGAAACCCCCCTGGAAATAATCGGAAGAAAGTCCAAGCTCTTTCTTCAGGAAACGCCATGTATCCAAGACTTGGGTAAATAAATTGCATCTTTTTAGTGTACATTTGCTTCTTTTCGAGTTTTTGATCTGCAAGAAGGACTAACGGAAGATAAGAAAACATACTCTTTGTAATTTGAAATGGTGACGTGTTTTATACGGGTCATCCGTAGAGTTTTAAATATGTATTGTATAAAGGGAAGGTGCTAGGAATTAAGAGTTGCCTACAAAATTACCTAGGTTTCCTGTTTCACGTCTTTTCCTTCACTTTTTACATTGGAGTTGCTGgtttattaatatataatggCCATGGGCAATAGGCTAGTAGATTTCATTGTTATTTAACAATGGATCTACAATCCGACCGTCGCTTGTTTCTAGTATCCAAAAGTTGGGCAATTAAAAAAGGCCTCTAAATTTTAGTATCCTGGGCTGCTTATAGCCTACATTTTGCAACGAATGATTTTCTGACAAGGGTAGTCTGCAAAGTTTCGAGGGCAAGCGTTATCTTTACTACTTATCTAATCTCCAATATTTTCTCTGTAGGCACGCTCGTATCAATTTTACATAGGAAACCGAACATCCGCCGTTCCGTCTCCCTGTCAGGCATGTTACGGGTAGGAATAATTTTCTAGCCTACCCTCTTTTGGCTTCCTAGCCTAATTTCTACCCTAGATCAAAAAATTTCTAGCCTACCCCTAGCCTACCCTAACCAAATCCTAGCCTACCCCCTAGTTCTAgccaaaatattttgagcGGGGATTTCTAGGTAGTTTTGGGCGGTTTTTTCTGGCACTTAACACAGAACCGATTTTTTTCTACCCCTACTTGTAACCTAAAATTGGGAATTTTCACCCCTACTTTCAgtcaaaaattgaaaatttctaCCCCTACTCCTAGCCTAAATTTCGAGTTGAAAAATTGCGTCTACCCTACCCCCTAGCCGAACCCGTAACATGCCTGCTCTCTGCTCGACTCGAGCGAGAATCTTGATTAGAATGAAATGGCTGTCGGTGTCGAGGCAGTGACTCCATTTGGTTGTTCTCAGCCTTATCTCAATTTACACTAACTAGGAAATAAAAGAGTCGTCTACATACACTTCACGCAGTACATTTTACAGACCAAATTGCTTGCATAGATATGCGCCCTCCTGATATCTGTTAAAACGGCTTTTTTTGGTTCAACTTAACTCCATCTCGTCGAGGTAATCGTGCCCAGTAGAGTACATATCGTCTTCCAAAGTAAGAATGTTTGCGGCAATTGGCCGACAACTTCTTATCTCCAATTGCAATTCTTACGTCTTGAATCCTGCGTTAATACACACTGGGTTTACACGATAACTGATAGAAAATTGGATACATATCAAAGAGTGGAACAGCGATACATACCTCTTCTTACTActgtatatttttatataaaggaCAGCGAGgatgaataaaatattagagCACAATGAGAATTTTTATACATCTCTGGATGTTTTTTCCCTCAGTTTACAGATAATTGAACTAAATCAGAAATCATACGTATATACACACACATAGACACACACAAAAAGAGAGTTAGATAAACTATGAGTGTTTCAATAGCAAACGAAAAAGATGATCCACCGTACAACAACGGCAAGAAAGAAACCTACTTCATTAATTCAGAAACTCTCCATGAACCAGTCCAATCCTCACTAACGCCCACAACAACTGCCTCCATCGACTCCAACGATGCCACCATCGATCATTCCAAATCCGTTTCCAGATGGACTCGTATCAAGGATTCATTCAAAAGGGcagaaaaggaagaagtGGACCCAAACTTAACAGAAGCTGAAAGAATTGCAATCAACACAGCAAAAGCCCCACTAAAACACACCTTAAAGGGACGTCACATGCAAATGGTAGCCATCGGTGGTGCCATTGGGTCCGGTCTAT includes the following:
- the SPC34 gene encoding Spc34p (similar to Saccharomyces cerevisiae SPC34 (YKR037C); ancestral locus Anc_1.246), whose translation is MKESLDSCIREINQATESISTLYFKPPGIFHNAVVHNIVNKGSNEYKSNLTKLIRDCNPKEEVSLFKVDKVKKTIKRKDGQEGIFDYLSERNANIKRNRRIGIPGEKPIIHVPKEFYLKQHNRELTDKKRRTTNNLLFNMDNKSSKVGSVDSGSLEILLNKFKNNKQILNLLYALQNGSVMVENDSIMPNQFVADKRKTMFVEDFSPELILEVLDEIAKQWPLAEYRESYNELQERYLDLKAKIDVARKEADLQEEQLDIQSKSSSMASSNAVTKLIEKERNNIMTLEEKIRKLEADKDIQEP
- the KAE1 gene encoding tRNA N6-adenosine threonylcarbamoyltransferase (similar to Saccharomyces cerevisiae KAE1 (YKR038C); ancestral locus Anc_1.245); protein product: MVNLNTIKPKNNRNYYLALGLEGSANKLGVGILKHPILPSHESGDNSHHCQAEILSNIRDTYITPPGEGFLPRDTARHHRNWCVRLIKRALEEAGINDPRNDIDVICFTKGPGMGAPLHSVVIAARTCSLMWGVDLVGVNHCVGHIEMGREITQAINPVVLYVSGGNTQVIAYSENRYRIFGETLDIAIGNCLDRFARTLKIPNAPSPGYNIEQLANKCKNKDQLVELPYTVKGMDLSMSGILAYIDSLAKDLFKGNKKNKILFDQKTGEQKVTVEDLCYSLQENLFAMLVEITERAMAHVNASQVLIVGGVGCNVRLQEMMGQMCKDRANGQVHATDERFCIDNGVMIAQAGLLQYRMGDVVKDLKETVVTQKFRTDEVYVSWRE